From the Solanum pennellii chromosome 4, SPENNV200 genome, one window contains:
- the LOC107017952 gene encoding peroxisomal nicotinamide adenine dinucleotide carrier-like — protein MSSALANGLAGAGGGIIAQIITYPLQTVNTRQQTERVSREGRDSRGSALFQILQVVRSEGLPGLYSGLKPSLLGTAVSQGVYYYFYQVFKNRAEAIAAANKKRGRGDGSVGMLSWLVVAALAGSVNVLLTNPIWVLVTRMQTHTQAERKIVEAKRETLLKEASQSVLTASSLEVQLAELDSLKPHPYGTLQAAREVYNESGVTGFWKGVIPALIMVSNPSIQFMIIESLSKQLRAKRAAKNKDQQNITALEVFIIGAFAKLGATVCTYPLLVVKSRLQAKQEISGNVSLRYSGTVDAIIKMIHHEGFRCFYQGMRTKIVQSVFAASVLFMVKEELVKVYAVLANKSKVNV, from the coding sequence ATGTCAAGTGCCTTGGCTAATGGGCTGGCTGGAGCTGGTGGGGGCATAATTGCACAAATAATTACTTACCCCCTCCAAACTGTCAATACACGGCAGCAGACTGAGAGGGTCTCGAGAGAGGGCCGTGATTCTCGTGGCAGTGCCCTGTTTCAAATCTTACAGGTGGTTAGAAGTGAAGGCTTGCCAGGGCTTTACAGTGGCCTGAAGCCTTCTCTGCTCGGAACTGCCGTGTCACAGGGTGTCTACTACTATTTTTACCAGGTTTTCAAGAACAGGGCTGAGGCTATAGCAGCTGCAAATAAGAAAAGAGGCCGAGGGGATGGTTCTGTAGGGATGCTTTCTTGGCTCGTTGTGGCAGCTCTTGCAGGTTCAGTAAATGTATTGTTGACAAACCCTATATGGGTTCTAGTTACTCGTATGCAGACTCATACACAAGCAGAAAGGAAAATCGTGGAGGCAAAAAGGGAAACCCTATTAAAAGAAGCTTCTCAAAGTGTCTTGACAGCTTCTTCCTTGGAAGTACAGCTCGCTGAACTTGATTCGTTGAAACCTCATCCTTACGGGACATTGCAAGCAGCACGAGAGGTTTATAATGAATCAGGAGTCACAGGATTCTGGAAAGGAGTCATCCCAGCGTTGATCATGGTGTCTAATCCCTCGATTCAGTTCATGATTATTGAGAGTTTGTCGAAGCAGTTAAGGGCTAAACGTGCTGCGAAGAATAAAGACCAGCAGAATATAACTGCTTTGGAAGTTTTTATTATCGGAGCCTTTGCTAAACTTGGAGCAACTGTATGCACATATCCGTTGTTGGTTGTGAAGTCAAGGCTTCAAGCAAAGCAGGAGATTAGTGGAAATGTCTCATTACGATATTCAGGTACAGTCGATGCTATTATTAAGATGATTCATCACGAAGGATTCAGATGCTTCTATCAAGGAATGCGCACAAAGATAGTGCAGAGTGTCTTTGCAGCCTCTGTACTTTTCATGGTGAAGGAAGAGCTCGTCAAAGTCTACGCTGTTTTGGCTAACAAAAGTAAGGTTAATGTATAG
- the LOC107016161 gene encoding transcription factor PRE6-like, with product MSNRRTRGSRQSSGASRISDDQIADLVSKLQLLIPESRSTRSSDKVEASKVLQEICNYIRSLHREVEDLSDRLSVLLESTESDSAQAAIIRSLFM from the exons ATGTCAAATCGAAGAACACGCGGTTCGAGACAATCATCAGGAGCTTCTAGAATAAGTGATGATCAAATTGCTGATCTTGTATCAAAGTTACAATTACTTATCCCTGAAAGCCGGAGCACTAGGAGTTCCGATAAG gttGAAGCTTCCAAAGTGTTGCAAGAGATATGTAATTACATAAGAAGTCTACACAGAGAAGTGGAAGACTTAAGTGATAGATTATCAGTGCTTTTGGAATCTACTGAAAGTGATAGTGCTCAAGCTGCTATTATTAGAAGCCTATTTATGTGA
- the LOC107018152 gene encoding intracellular ribonuclease LX-like translates to MRFIYVVLINLIIFQFITLLHAQDFDFFYFAQQWNPASCDSKIKCCYPTNGKPAEDFGIHGLWPNYFNGSFPKSCNKNVRYDETQISDLISSMQKNWPTLSCPSNNGTRFWSHEWKKHGTCSLSMLDIHSYFQAALALKEKVNLLQILKNEGIQPNGGFYNLEAIKKAIEKGIGHTIGVECNIDLNGNSQLYEVYVCVDKSGSNIIDCPIIPETKICNEIVEFAVFGSRNILDEGHAYSL, encoded by the exons ATGAGATTCATTTATGTTGTCTTGATTAATCTCATTATTTTCCAATTTATCACGTTATTACATGCTCAAGATTTTGATTTCTTCTACTTTGCTCAACAG TGGAATCCAGCATCATGTGACAGCAAGATAAAATGTTGTTACCCTACAAATGGGAAACCAGCTGAAGATTTTGGTATTCATGGACTATGGCCAAATTACTTCAATGGATCATTTCCAAAAAGTTGTAATAAGAATGTTCGTTATGATGAAACACAA ATTTCCGACTTGATAAGTAGTATGCAAAAGAATTGGCCAACATTATCTTGTCCATCAAATAATGGAACAAGATTTTGGTCTCATGAATGGAAGAAACATGGTACATGTTCCCTTTCAATGTTGGACATACATTCTTATTTCCAAGCAGCTCTTGCTCTAAAGGAAAAGGTCAATCTACTCcaaattctcaaaaatgaag GTATCCAACCAAATGGAGGATTTTACAACTTGGAAGCAATCAAGAAAGCAATAGAAAAAGGCATTGGACATACTATTGGTGTAGAATGCAATATTGATTTAAATGGGAATAGTCAACTTTATGAAGTTTATGTTTGTGTTGATAAATCTGGTTCAAACATCATTGACTGTCCAATTATCCCAGAAACTAAAATATgtaatgaaattgttgaatttgcTGTTTTTGGATCAAGAAATATACTTGATGAGGGACATGCCTATTCTCTTTAA